A region from the Mustela erminea isolate mMusErm1 chromosome 10, mMusErm1.Pri, whole genome shotgun sequence genome encodes:
- the ERRFI1 gene encoding ERBB receptor feedback inhibitor 1, which produces MSTAGVAAQEIRVPLKTGYLHDGQAMRTVRTCWGGRSEFENHFLNIDPITMAYSLNSTAQEHLASLGHTATPAARDGPAQKPSLAPLVIPPGEDGAQRGEERVVCGLRRLSVNGLCASPPLTPGRSPPSPFPCAALCDRGSRPLPPLPISEDLALDEADCEVEFLTSSDTDLLLRDCALSGFRYDVPGRRSFRGCGQINYAYFDTPAVSAADLSQAPEPHGAVQSSNPPPPQSHRRLRRSHSGPAGSFNKPAIRVSSYIHRASPNSDEDKPEVPPRVPIPPRPVKPDYRRWSAEVTSSTYSDEDRPPKVPPREPLSRSNSRTPSPKSLPSYLNGVMPPTQSFAPDPKYVSSKALQRQNSEGSANKVPCILPIIENGKKVSSTHYYLLPERPPYLDKYEKFFREAEETHTGPQPQPLSADCGVIPAADKPDPKTKLDLGGHMKRKHLSYVVSP; this is translated from the exons ATGTCCACGGCAGGAGTTGCTGCTCAGGAGATTAGAGTCCCATTAAAAACTGGATATCTGCACGATGGCCAAGCCATGAGGACCGTGAGGACCTGCTGGGGCGGCCGCAGTGAGTTTGAAAA tcACTTTTTGAACATTGACCCGATCACGATGGCCTACAGCCTCAACTCCACGGCCCAGGAGCACCTCGCGTCTCTCG GGCACACGGCGACGCCTGCGGCGAGGGACGGCCCCGCCCAGAAGCCCAGCCTGGCCCCGCTGGTCATCCCGCCGGGCGAAGACGGCGCGCAGCGAGGAGAGGAGCGCGTGGTGTGCGGTTTGCGGCGGCTCTCGGTGAACGGGCTGTGCGCGTCCCCCCCGCTCACCCCCGGGAGGAGCCCCCCGTCCCCCTTCCCCTGCGCGGCCCTCTGCGACCGGGGCTCGCGGCCGCTCCCGCCGCTGCCCATCTCGGAGGACCTCGCCCTGGACGAGGCCGACTGCGAGGTGGAGTTCCTCACCAGCTCGGACACCGACCTGCTCCTGCGAGACTGCGCGCTCTCCGGCTTCAGATACGACGTCCCCGGCCGGCGCAGCTTCCGCGGGTGTGGACAGATCAACTACGCGTACTTCGACACCCCGGCGGTCTCCGCGGCCGACCTCAGCCAGGCGCCCGAGCCGCACGGCGCGGTGCAGAGTTCAAATCCTCCCCCGCCCCAGAGCCACCGGAGACTGCGACGGTCGCATTCGGGACCGGCCGGGTCCTTCAACAAGCCCGCCATAAGGGTGTCCAGCTACATACACAGAGCTTCTCCCAACTCAGACGAAGACAAACCCGAAGTGCCCCCCAGGGTCCCCATACCTCCCCGGCCTGTGAAGCCGGATTACAGAAGGTGGTCAGCAGAGGTTACTTCCAGCACCTACAGTGACGAAGACAGGCCTCCCAAAGTGCCGCCGAGAGAACCTTTATCCCGCAGTAACTCGCGCACACCCAGCCCCAAGAGCCTCCCGTCTTACCTCAACGGGGTCATGCCTCCCACGCAGAGCTTCGCCCCCGACCCCAAGTACGTCAGCAGCAAGGCTCTGCAGAGACAGAACAGCGAAGGATCTGCCAATAAGGTTCCCTGCATTCTGCCCATTATCGAAAATGGGAAGAAGGTCAGCTCGACGCATTATTACCTACTACCTGAGAGACCCCCGTACCTGGACAAATATGAAAAGTTTTTTCGGGAagcagaagaaacacacacaggcccccaaccccagcccctgtCTGCTGACTGCGGTGTCATCCCAGCCGCAGACAAGCCGGACCCAAAAACAAAGCTGGACCTCGGTGGCCACATGAAGCGCAAACACTTGTCCTATGTGGTTTCTCCTTAG